In one window of Nakamurella alba DNA:
- a CDS encoding HEAT repeat domain-containing protein yields MIDEDGLRRAIIRTALDYRDGDHDEDAEWLVPVAAEFIGPGSHEVALDVLRTRADPERVVAAGLFQRWSLQGPSGGWRPGMIDDLARISAGTDQMDVLTALVRALVALGDDRAFPVLASRVSDPDPDIRWVCALELPGAVDWTADPLAGRAELVDLARDPDEHVREWALFAIGSQSPFDGSDIRELLVESTLDPVEAVRHEALRGLARRRDRRATPGITYLLEQNEVSSQTLFAAAMLGDPSLMPLLRTVEEREDSEPTGEIDELRLALLTCDPRRREQLATFGQDLLEELHRLHPGGAWSLHCEKFEGDVVLSGPGSGWTWALDPLRRRAGDNAARAARLAVQDLAQES; encoded by the coding sequence GTGATCGACGAGGACGGTCTGCGGCGGGCGATCATCCGGACGGCTCTCGACTACCGCGACGGCGATCATGACGAAGATGCCGAATGGCTGGTGCCGGTGGCGGCGGAGTTCATCGGTCCCGGGTCCCATGAAGTCGCACTTGACGTCCTGCGGACGCGGGCGGACCCGGAGCGGGTGGTCGCCGCCGGTCTGTTCCAGCGCTGGTCCCTGCAAGGGCCGTCGGGCGGCTGGCGGCCGGGAATGATCGACGACCTTGCCCGGATCTCAGCCGGTACCGATCAGATGGATGTGCTGACCGCTCTTGTTCGGGCCCTGGTCGCCCTCGGGGACGATCGTGCATTTCCTGTGCTCGCCTCCCGCGTGAGCGATCCGGACCCCGACATCCGCTGGGTGTGCGCACTCGAACTGCCCGGGGCCGTCGACTGGACCGCCGACCCGCTGGCCGGCAGAGCGGAACTGGTCGATCTGGCCCGAGATCCCGACGAGCACGTCCGGGAATGGGCCCTTTTCGCGATCGGAAGCCAGAGTCCTTTTGACGGCTCCGACATCCGCGAGCTGCTTGTCGAGAGCACGCTGGACCCGGTCGAGGCGGTCCGCCACGAGGCACTCCGCGGTCTGGCCAGACGACGCGACAGGAGGGCGACCCCCGGCATCACCTACCTCCTGGAGCAGAACGAGGTCAGCAGTCAGACGTTGTTCGCAGCGGCCATGCTCGGTGATCCGTCGCTGATGCCACTGCTGCGCACAGTCGAGGAGCGAGAAGACTCCGAGCCGACCGGCGAGATCGACGAGCTCCGGCTGGCTCTGCTGACCTGCGATCCCCGGCGGCGGGAGCAGCTCGCTACCTTCGGCCAGGACCTTCTCGAGGAATTGCACCGACTGCACCCCGGTGGCGCGTGGTCCCTGCACTGCGAGAAATTCGAGGGCGACGTTGTTCTCAGCGGTCCGGGGTCCGGATGGACGTGGGCGCTGGACCCGCTGCGTCGGCGGGCCGGCGACAATGCAGCGCGGGCAGCGCGTCTTGCAGTGCAGGATCTGGCCCAGGAGTCCTGA
- a CDS encoding septum formation family protein — protein MTSTGRYWGALLLLVVVLTAAVVPAVLRKESGRATVEPAIAAPARGQCLTAPLPLTSAGTFGPAVYGPCTDVRFGEIAGVLDELPSLYLGDAIGGDACPPTAARRHLGIPEGASLREPPWLTDLTRPWQPALGIRLIAVGPSQRQQIDGQRWIACVLAPDTPLTPASSVDRPYTGSFAGLYANGVPPAAAGTCYRNFDEPFPNPMDCDRPHLYESFATLDTHDLVVTQEQADADCLVIAAHDMGTEDPTRGGVLQVAAHGFAPVEAGGWRPGLSTERGSYAQCLIRGTQARMLSSSLIGLGEAPIPWTS, from the coding sequence ATGACGTCGACCGGCCGGTACTGGGGCGCGCTGCTGCTGCTCGTCGTGGTACTCACCGCTGCGGTCGTGCCCGCCGTGCTCCGCAAGGAGTCCGGGCGGGCGACGGTGGAACCGGCGATCGCCGCACCAGCACGCGGACAGTGCCTCACCGCACCGCTGCCGCTGACCTCGGCCGGCACCTTCGGCCCCGCGGTCTACGGGCCGTGCACGGACGTCCGCTTCGGCGAGATCGCCGGAGTGCTCGACGAACTGCCCTCGCTCTACCTCGGCGATGCGATCGGCGGGGACGCCTGCCCGCCGACCGCGGCCCGACGGCACCTGGGCATCCCGGAGGGGGCATCGCTGCGGGAGCCGCCGTGGCTGACCGACCTGACCCGGCCGTGGCAACCGGCGCTCGGGATCCGGCTGATCGCCGTCGGCCCGTCCCAGCGGCAGCAGATCGACGGGCAGCGGTGGATCGCCTGCGTGCTCGCCCCGGACACGCCGCTGACGCCGGCCTCGTCGGTCGACCGGCCGTACACCGGCAGCTTCGCCGGGCTCTACGCCAACGGCGTCCCACCCGCCGCGGCCGGCACCTGCTACCGGAACTTCGACGAACCGTTCCCGAACCCGATGGACTGCGACCGACCGCACCTGTACGAGTCGTTCGCGACGCTGGACACGCACGACCTCGTCGTCACCCAGGAGCAGGCGGACGCGGACTGCCTCGTGATCGCCGCGCACGACATGGGGACAGAGGATCCCACCCGGGGCGGCGTGCTCCAGGTGGCCGCGCACGGGTTCGCCCCGGTCGAGGCCGGCGGCTGGCGGCCGGGCCTGTCCACCGAACGGGGTTCCTACGCCCAGTGCCTGATCAGGGGAACCCAGGCGCGGATGCTGTCGTCCTCGCTGATCGGGCTGGGTGAGGCACCGATCCCGTGGACGTCCTGA
- a CDS encoding RNA polymerase sigma factor produces the protein MAADEPVVDLPSPVGAVPLLSIEDLHHDHFTPLVRMAALMTNDRQVAEDAVQDAFAGLIAHLDEVAPDRRLAYLRRSVTNGATSALRRRRTRRLFRAPAAGSHPAAEDEVLAAEGFGEVLGAIRELPVRQRQILVLRYYVGLSLADTAESLGTTSAAVATAARRALLAVQKILQIGDSDGT, from the coding sequence GTGGCAGCGGACGAGCCGGTGGTCGACCTGCCGTCTCCCGTCGGGGCGGTGCCGCTGCTGTCGATCGAGGACCTGCACCATGACCACTTCACACCCCTGGTCCGGATGGCCGCGTTGATGACCAACGACCGGCAGGTCGCCGAGGACGCGGTGCAGGATGCCTTCGCCGGCCTGATCGCCCACCTCGACGAGGTGGCGCCGGACCGGCGGCTCGCCTATCTCCGGCGCAGCGTCACCAACGGTGCGACGTCGGCGCTGCGCCGGCGACGCACCCGCCGGCTGTTCCGGGCTCCGGCGGCCGGGTCGCATCCCGCCGCCGAGGACGAGGTGCTCGCCGCCGAGGGGTTCGGCGAGGTCCTCGGGGCGATCCGGGAGCTCCCTGTCCGGCAGCGTCAGATCCTGGTGCTGCGCTACTACGTCGGCCTCTCGCTCGCCGACACCGCCGAGAGCCTCGGCACCACCTCCGCCGCTGTTGCCACCGCCGCCCGGCGGGCGCTGCTGGCCGTGCAGAAGATCCTTCAGATCGGGGATTCCGATGGGACCTGA
- a CDS encoding ABC transporter permease, with amino-acid sequence MIWLVWRQHRRQALFAVLGLLALAAFVVPSGLGMRRSYDDLGLGCIQAAGDGDLPGTCLDAIRTFTSQYSIEGSLSILLMFVPMLIGIFWGAPLVARELEHGTHRLVWTQGVSRRQWAVAKFGLVGGFTLLVALVFGFGVSWWMAPLNTAGIPRFDVFNFDVGGLAPVGYTLFALALGIVGGSLWRKVLPAMAASLVVFIGVRVAVTAFARPHFAAPVERGTSVEVLDTGVDPLAGDWVQGMEVRAADGSLLMDHASTVCNPGADDCGSMTGAVNWVMYQPGDRYWMFQLIETGIYVALAGVLLWFAFRRVRQLA; translated from the coding sequence ATGATCTGGCTGGTCTGGCGGCAGCACCGTCGGCAGGCACTCTTCGCCGTTCTCGGCCTGCTGGCCCTGGCGGCGTTCGTGGTGCCGAGCGGCCTCGGGATGCGCCGCTCCTACGACGATCTCGGCCTCGGGTGCATCCAGGCGGCCGGTGACGGCGATCTGCCCGGCACCTGCCTCGATGCCATCCGTACGTTCACCTCGCAGTACTCGATCGAAGGATCGCTGAGCATCCTGCTGATGTTCGTGCCGATGCTGATCGGGATCTTCTGGGGCGCACCGCTCGTCGCGCGGGAACTCGAGCACGGCACGCACCGGCTGGTGTGGACCCAGGGAGTCAGCCGGCGGCAGTGGGCGGTGGCGAAGTTCGGCCTCGTCGGCGGATTCACCCTGCTGGTCGCGCTGGTCTTCGGGTTCGGGGTGTCCTGGTGGATGGCGCCGCTGAACACCGCCGGCATCCCGCGGTTCGATGTGTTCAACTTCGACGTCGGTGGTCTCGCCCCGGTCGGCTACACGCTGTTCGCGCTGGCCCTCGGCATCGTCGGGGGAAGCCTGTGGCGCAAGGTGCTGCCGGCGATGGCGGCGTCGTTGGTGGTGTTCATCGGCGTGCGGGTCGCCGTCACCGCCTTCGCCCGGCCACATTTCGCCGCGCCGGTCGAGCGCGGCACCTCGGTCGAGGTGCTGGACACCGGGGTGGATCCCCTGGCGGGCGACTGGGTCCAGGGCATGGAGGTGCGGGCCGCCGACGGCTCGCTGCTGATGGACCATGCGTCCACGGTCTGCAACCCGGGCGCCGACGACTGCGGTTCCATGACCGGCGCCGTCAACTGGGTGATGTACCAACCCGGCGACCGGTACTGGATGTTCCAGCTCATCGAGACCGGCATCTACGTCGCGCTGGCCGGGGTGCTGCTGTGGTTCGCCTTCCGCCGAGTGCGGCAACTCGCCTGA
- a CDS encoding ABC transporter ATP-binding protein, which yields MGMVLEADGLGKRYGSRWALQDCSFTLPEGRVAALVGPNGAGKSTLLQLAVGLLRPDAGSVRIFGQDPYDNVDVLADLGFVAQDTPLYRDFTAAELVRMGGKLNRSQWDGSVARVRLAQLGIPPDKKVGTLSGGQRAQVALALALAKRPRLLLLDEPVASLDPLARHEFLQALMGSVAETGTTVLLSSHLLADLERVCDQLVLVRSAQVQLAGAIDDILDEHRRLIGPRHDGRPIPGVATVIRESHTDRQSTLLVRTNGPVDEGLFTSSEVGLEDLILAYLDEPAPVGSHSAWGVPA from the coding sequence ATGGGCATGGTTCTCGAGGCCGACGGGCTCGGCAAGCGGTACGGGAGCAGGTGGGCGCTGCAGGACTGTTCGTTCACCCTGCCGGAGGGTCGGGTGGCCGCGCTGGTCGGACCGAACGGCGCCGGCAAGAGCACATTGCTCCAACTGGCCGTCGGACTGCTCCGGCCCGACGCCGGCAGTGTGCGCATCTTCGGCCAGGATCCGTACGACAACGTCGATGTACTGGCCGATCTGGGCTTCGTCGCGCAGGACACGCCGCTCTACCGCGACTTCACCGCCGCGGAGCTCGTCCGGATGGGCGGGAAGCTCAACCGGTCGCAGTGGGACGGGTCGGTGGCCCGTGTCCGGCTCGCGCAGCTCGGCATCCCGCCGGACAAGAAGGTCGGCACCCTCTCCGGCGGTCAGCGCGCGCAGGTGGCACTGGCCCTGGCCCTGGCGAAACGTCCGCGGCTGCTGCTGCTCGACGAGCCGGTGGCCAGCCTGGACCCGTTGGCCCGGCACGAGTTCCTGCAGGCGCTGATGGGCAGCGTGGCCGAGACCGGGACCACCGTCCTGCTGTCGTCGCACCTGCTGGCCGACCTGGAACGGGTCTGCGACCAACTGGTGCTGGTGCGCAGTGCGCAGGTGCAGCTGGCCGGCGCGATCGACGACATCCTCGACGAGCACCGGCGTCTCATCGGTCCGCGGCACGACGGCCGGCCGATCCCCGGCGTCGCGACGGTGATCCGGGAGAGCCACACCGACCGCCAGTCGACCCTGCTGGTCCGGACGAACGGGCCGGTCGACGAAGGGCTGTTCACCTCGTCCGAGGTCGGCCTGGAGGACCTGATCCTGGCGTACCTGGACGAGCCGGCACCGGTCGGGAGCCACAGCGCCTGGGGGGTGCCGGCATGA
- a CDS encoding GntR family transcriptional regulator — translation MIEFVLDGRSKVNTYMQLVQQVRQALRVGLLDPGDQLPKVRDVAQALAINPNTVLKAYRELEFEGLAEGRPGVGTFVTATLAGESLAHHPALQAELADWLQRARAAGLTVEDVVALFDTTVRAATADDLSRR, via the coding sequence GTGATCGAGTTCGTGCTGGACGGGCGCTCGAAGGTCAACACCTACATGCAGTTGGTGCAGCAGGTGCGGCAGGCACTGCGGGTCGGTCTGCTCGACCCGGGTGATCAGTTGCCGAAGGTGCGCGATGTCGCGCAGGCGCTCGCGATCAATCCCAACACGGTGCTCAAGGCCTACCGGGAGCTCGAGTTCGAGGGACTGGCCGAAGGGCGGCCCGGCGTCGGCACTTTCGTGACCGCCACCCTCGCCGGGGAGTCATTGGCACATCATCCCGCCCTGCAGGCCGAGCTGGCCGACTGGTTGCAACGGGCGCGGGCAGCCGGCCTCACGGTCGAGGACGTGGTCGCCCTGTTCGACACCACCGTCCGGGCCGCCACGGCCGACGACCTCTCCCGACGCTGA
- a CDS encoding DinB family protein, whose protein sequence is MPTEFSRSDDLRGARFTNVNLRGARFDGVDLSGAMIRGSDIAGGEIDSPWLIESRDPLWVNGVDVTPFVDAELDRRFPGRSQRRAGDPESLRAAWSVLQETWAATVSRAEAMPAGTVDIRIDDEWSFAETLRHLVLATDIWLGKAALGLEQPYHRFGLTNAGAGDEGFDMSVFAADPPTWAQVLETRADRVGMVTAYLGDVTAEQLAEPRQNPWAPQHQESVLSCLHTVLEEEWEHHRYAVRDLDKIASGVA, encoded by the coding sequence ATGCCGACGGAGTTCTCGCGATCGGACGACCTGAGAGGTGCCCGGTTCACGAACGTGAACCTCCGCGGCGCCCGTTTCGACGGTGTCGACCTGTCCGGGGCGATGATCCGCGGGTCGGACATCGCCGGCGGCGAGATCGACTCACCCTGGTTGATCGAGAGCCGGGATCCGTTGTGGGTCAACGGTGTCGACGTGACGCCGTTCGTCGATGCCGAGCTCGACCGGCGGTTCCCCGGTCGGTCGCAGCGCCGGGCGGGAGATCCGGAGTCGCTGCGGGCGGCGTGGTCCGTCCTGCAGGAGACCTGGGCGGCGACGGTGTCCCGCGCGGAGGCCATGCCGGCCGGCACCGTCGACATCCGGATCGACGACGAGTGGTCCTTCGCCGAGACGCTGCGGCACCTGGTGCTCGCCACCGACATCTGGCTGGGCAAGGCCGCTCTCGGGCTGGAGCAGCCGTACCACCGGTTCGGCCTGACCAACGCGGGTGCCGGTGATGAGGGCTTCGACATGTCCGTGTTCGCCGCAGACCCGCCGACCTGGGCGCAGGTGCTCGAGACCCGCGCCGACCGGGTGGGCATGGTCACCGCCTACCTCGGCGACGTCACCGCGGAGCAGCTCGCCGAACCACGGCAGAACCCCTGGGCCCCGCAGCACCAGGAGAGCGTGCTGTCCTGCCTGCACACCGTGCTCGAGGAGGAGTGGGAGCACCACCGTTACGCCGTGCGGGATCTCGACAAGATCGCCTCCGGAGTCGCTTGA
- a CDS encoding alpha/beta fold hydrolase: MPTLRAAGVDVHHVVHGDGRPVIVLHGAGVDHRETEACVEPTFAGLQGWRRIYPDLPGMGRTPAPASLSSADDVLAVLLDLARKVSGGQPVLLVGHSAGAYYARALACRQPELVAGAALICPLLPGARDVPAHHAVPGGSEIGDDGFRDYFVVHTPEMLERYREFVEPAADLVDQEVMQRIGGKWEITGDLPPYPGPALLVAGRRDSTVGWAATADLAQQWPGATLAVLDHAGHALPHEQPELLRALIGEWLARVERTVSG; encoded by the coding sequence ATGCCGACACTGCGCGCGGCCGGCGTCGACGTCCACCACGTGGTGCACGGTGACGGACGGCCGGTGATCGTGCTGCACGGCGCCGGCGTGGATCACCGCGAAACCGAGGCGTGCGTCGAACCCACCTTCGCCGGACTGCAGGGATGGCGGCGGATCTATCCCGACCTGCCCGGGATGGGCCGCACACCCGCGCCCGCGTCGCTCAGCAGCGCCGACGACGTGCTGGCCGTGCTCCTCGATCTCGCCAGGAAGGTCTCCGGCGGACAACCGGTTCTCCTCGTCGGTCATTCCGCAGGCGCCTACTACGCCCGGGCCCTGGCCTGCCGACAACCGGAACTCGTTGCCGGTGCTGCGCTGATCTGTCCGCTGCTGCCCGGCGCCAGGGATGTGCCTGCGCACCACGCCGTACCGGGTGGATCCGAGATCGGTGACGACGGGTTCCGCGACTACTTCGTCGTGCACACCCCGGAAATGCTCGAGAGATACCGCGAGTTCGTGGAGCCCGCCGCCGACCTGGTCGACCAGGAGGTGATGCAGCGGATCGGCGGAAAGTGGGAGATCACGGGTGATCTGCCGCCGTACCCGGGACCGGCCCTGTTGGTCGCGGGTCGCAGGGACTCGACCGTGGGCTGGGCGGCGACGGCGGATCTTGCGCAGCAGTGGCCCGGGGCGACCCTGGCCGTGCTGGACCACGCCGGCCATGCCCTCCCGCACGAGCAGCCGGAGTTGCTGCGCGCGTTGATCGGCGAGTGGCTGGCCCGGGTGGAACGGACGGTCAGCGGGTGA
- a CDS encoding ATP-grasp domain-containing protein encodes MIRRLAWVTTAGTRGLDEDEPPALPALADAGVEVQVVEWTDPAVDWSAFDRAVLRSAWDYPERLPEFLAWLDRVDAVTEVVNPPAMVRWSTDKSYLAELADAGVPITPTRFLPPGAGAEFPDGDFVVKPAVGAGSRDAASYGADQHDIATGHIDRLHRDGRTVLVQPFLTSVATDGEWPMVFFGGRFSHAASKRVALPRAASIDEMFAAETNVPHDATADQVEVAQAAVDLVTARFGVPTYARVDLVRDNNCRYCVLEVELVEPSLFLPHTGPAAVGMLVEAFTR; translated from the coding sequence ATGATCCGCCGACTCGCCTGGGTGACCACCGCCGGCACCCGTGGCCTGGACGAGGACGAACCGCCGGCTCTGCCCGCGCTGGCCGATGCCGGGGTCGAGGTGCAGGTGGTCGAGTGGACCGACCCGGCCGTGGACTGGTCGGCGTTCGACCGCGCGGTGCTGCGGTCGGCCTGGGACTACCCCGAGCGGCTCCCGGAGTTCCTGGCCTGGCTGGACCGGGTGGACGCGGTGACCGAGGTGGTGAACCCGCCGGCCATGGTGCGGTGGAGCACCGACAAGAGCTACCTCGCCGAACTGGCCGACGCCGGCGTCCCGATCACGCCCACTCGCTTCCTGCCACCCGGTGCCGGCGCAGAGTTCCCGGACGGGGACTTCGTGGTGAAGCCGGCCGTCGGGGCCGGCAGCCGGGACGCCGCCTCCTACGGCGCCGATCAGCACGACATCGCCACCGGCCACATCGACCGGCTGCACCGCGACGGCCGGACCGTGCTGGTGCAACCGTTCCTGACATCGGTGGCCACCGACGGCGAATGGCCGATGGTGTTCTTCGGCGGGCGGTTCAGCCATGCCGCGAGCAAGCGCGTCGCGCTCCCCCGCGCCGCCTCCATCGACGAGATGTTCGCCGCGGAGACGAACGTCCCGCACGACGCCACCGCGGACCAGGTCGAGGTGGCGCAGGCCGCCGTCGACCTGGTGACCGCCAGGTTCGGCGTCCCGACCTACGCCCGCGTCGATCTGGTCCGCGACAACAACTGCCGCTACTGCGTTCTCGAGGTCGAGCTGGTCGAACCCTCCCTCTTCCTGCCGCACACCGGGCCCGCCGCGGTCGGGATGCTGGTCGAGGCCTTCACCCGCTGA
- a CDS encoding winged helix-turn-helix transcriptional regulator: MGFVRSYHDLCGIARALDLVGERWALLVVRELLFGPKRFADLHRGLLGTSQNVLTQRLRELQDAGIVTRRRGLPPATGLVYELTGRGRDLEPVLLALGRWGSPLPPGPDSARALSPDALMVALRTTFQPSAIVGTGGTVQVRLPDDGFLLTVSGGRLVVVRAEEPADCLLAATVRVVQDLVFDHRPLDDAVRSGDARVEGDTGLLTRVLTAFDDHRRS; encoded by the coding sequence ATGGGTTTCGTGCGTAGCTATCACGATCTCTGCGGCATCGCCCGGGCCCTCGATCTCGTCGGGGAGCGCTGGGCGCTGCTCGTGGTCCGCGAGTTGCTGTTCGGGCCGAAACGCTTCGCCGATCTGCACCGTGGACTCCTGGGCACGAGCCAGAACGTCCTGACCCAACGACTGCGCGAGCTGCAGGACGCCGGGATCGTCACCCGGAGGCGCGGGCTGCCACCCGCCACCGGACTGGTCTACGAGTTGACCGGGCGCGGGCGGGATCTGGAGCCGGTGTTGCTGGCGTTGGGCCGCTGGGGCAGCCCGCTGCCACCCGGACCGGACTCCGCCCGTGCGCTGAGCCCGGACGCGCTGATGGTTGCCCTGCGCACGACCTTCCAGCCCTCGGCGATCGTCGGGACGGGCGGCACCGTCCAGGTCCGGCTGCCCGATGACGGGTTCCTGCTGACCGTGTCCGGCGGGCGCCTGGTTGTCGTACGGGCGGAGGAACCTGCCGACTGCCTTCTCGCTGCAACGGTGCGGGTCGTCCAGGATCTGGTGTTCGACCACCGGCCGCTCGACGATGCGGTGCGCTCCGGCGACGCCCGGGTCGAGGGCGACACCGGGCTGCTGACGCGGGTCCTCACGGCTTTCGACGATCATCGTCGGTCCTGA
- a CDS encoding alpha/beta fold hydrolase: MPHIRSADGTAIGFDVFGNRGPAVVLVSGGLDDGSENVPLAEHLAGDFRAVVYRRRGRGDSGDTPPYAVQREVEDLATVIAAVGGRAHLFGASSGGALALHAAAAGLPVDRIAVHEVPYLLGEEMLGAWRAYTSDLEAALDRDDRDEALRLFMRLAGSSDEQIAGAEAAPVWPALRALAPTLRHDAACLGDGAPPADLLAGVRMPVLLTTGATIDPHSAGLPVDFFGAAADVAAGLVPDARRVTIEVPGHVADPGLLGPVLTDFYLG, encoded by the coding sequence ATGCCCCACATACGATCGGCCGACGGCACCGCAATCGGGTTCGACGTCTTCGGGAACCGCGGCCCCGCGGTAGTCCTGGTCAGCGGCGGACTGGACGACGGCAGCGAGAACGTCCCGCTGGCCGAACATCTGGCCGGCGACTTTCGTGCGGTGGTCTACCGCCGTCGCGGTCGCGGCGACAGCGGTGACACGCCGCCGTACGCGGTGCAGCGAGAGGTCGAGGACCTCGCCACCGTGATCGCCGCCGTCGGCGGCCGGGCGCATCTGTTCGGCGCTTCGTCGGGCGGGGCGCTGGCCCTGCATGCTGCTGCCGCCGGCCTGCCCGTCGACCGGATCGCTGTCCACGAGGTGCCGTACCTGCTCGGCGAGGAGATGCTCGGAGCCTGGCGTGCCTACACGTCCGACCTCGAGGCAGCACTGGACCGCGACGACCGTGACGAGGCGCTGCGGCTCTTCATGCGGCTGGCAGGCTCCTCCGACGAGCAGATCGCCGGCGCCGAGGCTGCTCCGGTGTGGCCGGCGCTACGGGCGCTCGCGCCGACTCTGCGCCACGACGCCGCCTGCCTCGGTGACGGCGCGCCGCCCGCCGATCTGCTCGCGGGCGTACGCATGCCGGTGCTGCTCACCACCGGCGCGACCATCGACCCGCATTCGGCCGGACTGCCCGTCGACTTCTTCGGCGCTGCAGCAGATGTCGCGGCAGGTCTGGTGCCCGATGCCCGCCGGGTGACGATCGAGGTGCCCGGACACGTCGCCGACCCGGGACTGCTCGGCCCGGTGCTGACCGACTTCTATCTCGGCTGA